One window from the genome of Mycolicibacterium gadium encodes:
- a CDS encoding acetyl-CoA acetyltransferase, which yields MVVDPRTPVLVGVGQFTERIDDPSYRGMSSVELATAAVQAALADTGVDVGTVAKAIEVFVGLRQFEICTPFEKPPLGCSDNYLRSVARRVGADPARAVLEPIGGNGPQKLVTEFAGAIAAGDIEVALILGSENGSTLRTFARRDDKPDHSENVGGQLEDRGYGFEQYMSEYTATHGLTGAPVQYGLLDNARRGRLGFSVADYRVQMAELFAPFSKVAAKNPFSSSPVERSVDELITVTDDNRMICDPYPRLMVARDQVNQGAAALLMSVAAAQRLGVSEDNWVYLRGHADQTEQDLLDRVDVSISASARQSVAEALRVAGIGIDDVATFDLYSCFPFPVFTVCDEFGLTADDPRGLTLTGGLPYFGGPGNSYSLHGIAETVSQMRDHPGTFGLVGANGGVMSKYSVGVYSTEPADWVADRSKALQADIAALPKVAVTRNAEGRGRIETYSVRYDWPVTTGVIIGRLDADDSRFMALTEDEDLVKLMTTGDPLGAAISVTSDGKKNTATLA from the coding sequence ATGGTGGTCGACCCGCGCACGCCGGTGTTGGTCGGTGTCGGCCAATTCACCGAGCGCATCGACGATCCCTCCTATCGGGGCATGTCATCGGTGGAGCTGGCGACGGCTGCGGTACAGGCAGCCCTGGCTGACACCGGTGTCGACGTCGGCACCGTGGCGAAGGCCATCGAGGTGTTCGTCGGACTGCGGCAGTTCGAGATTTGCACGCCGTTCGAGAAGCCGCCGCTGGGTTGCTCGGACAACTACCTGCGATCGGTGGCCAGGCGCGTCGGCGCGGATCCGGCCCGCGCGGTGCTGGAGCCCATCGGCGGCAACGGACCGCAGAAGCTTGTGACGGAGTTCGCCGGAGCGATAGCGGCAGGCGATATCGAGGTCGCGCTGATCCTGGGCTCCGAGAACGGCTCCACGTTGCGGACTTTCGCGCGCCGCGACGACAAGCCAGATCACAGTGAGAACGTCGGCGGCCAGCTCGAGGACCGGGGTTACGGCTTCGAGCAGTACATGAGCGAGTACACCGCGACGCACGGGCTGACCGGTGCGCCGGTGCAGTACGGTCTGCTGGACAACGCGCGCCGCGGCCGACTGGGTTTCAGTGTCGCCGACTACCGCGTGCAGATGGCCGAACTGTTCGCGCCCTTCTCCAAAGTGGCTGCCAAGAACCCGTTTTCGTCATCGCCGGTCGAACGTTCGGTGGATGAGCTGATCACGGTCACCGACGACAACCGGATGATCTGCGATCCGTATCCGCGTTTGATGGTGGCCCGCGATCAGGTGAACCAAGGTGCGGCCGCACTGCTGATGTCGGTTGCCGCCGCGCAACGGCTCGGCGTGTCCGAGGACAACTGGGTGTACCTGCGTGGTCATGCCGACCAGACCGAACAGGATCTGCTGGACCGCGTCGATGTCAGCATCAGCGCATCGGCCAGACAATCTGTCGCAGAAGCACTTCGGGTCGCTGGAATCGGCATTGACGACGTGGCGACGTTCGACCTCTACAGCTGCTTCCCGTTCCCGGTCTTCACCGTGTGCGACGAGTTCGGGCTGACGGCCGACGATCCGCGGGGCCTCACGCTCACCGGCGGTCTGCCGTACTTCGGCGGCCCGGGTAACAGCTACTCACTGCACGGCATCGCCGAGACGGTGAGCCAAATGCGAGACCATCCAGGCACGTTCGGTCTCGTCGGCGCGAACGGCGGCGTCATGAGCAAGTACTCGGTGGGCGTCTACTCGACGGAGCCCGCCGACTGGGTGGCCGACCGCAGCAAGGCGCTGCAGGCGGATATCGCCGCGCTGCCCAAGGTCGCGGTCACCCGTAACGCCGAGGGTCGGGGCAGGATCGAGACCTATTCGGTGCGCTACGACTGGCCCGTCACCACGGGTGTCATCATCGGCCGACTCGACGCCGACGACAGCCGGTTCATGGCGCTCACCGAGGACGAAGACCTCGTGAAGCTGATGACCA